Below is a window of Dissulfuribacter thermophilus DNA.
ATGGCCTCTTTTGCAGAGTATCCAGTAATTCTCTCTGCAGCCTTATTAAAAGATGTAATTCGTCCAGATCTATCGATAGTAAAGACTCCATCAGTGATATTGTCTAAGATGAGATCGCGTTGAAGATCCTGGGTAATATCTCTAAAAGTTTCGACCCCTCCAAGTACATTGCCTTGGCAATCAAATATTGGGGCTGCGCTTATGTTAACTGGTATTTCAATCCCCTCTTTATTCTTCATGAAGATTTTTTTTCCAGAAACTCGGCGTCCTGACTTTACGCTTTTAAATAGGATGCAGTTTTTCCCGCATATATTTGATCTTAAGATTTCATAGCATGGTCGTCCCAAAACTTCTTCTTTTTTCCATCCTGTCATGCGTTCTGCAGATGGGTTAAAGAATGTAATTCGCCAGTTTCGATCTACAGAAAAGACCCCATCTGCTACGTTGTCCAAGAGCAGTTCAGAGGGGATATTACCCGGTTTGAGGTCCTTTAGGATGATTACAGCGCCCCTGAATTCCCCTTTTGGTCCAAGCTTTGGGATTCCTGCCAGCAGGAATTCGTATGTGCAGCCACTTTCTGAATCTTTTAAATCTAGTTTTAAATTTGAGACTGGGATACCTTGAATTAAGTCCTTTTTAAGGAGTTTAAAAGGTGAATTTTTTAACAGGTCATCTAAGGTGATGTTGGCGATTAATGTGCTGTTGTTTTGGAGTTGGTTTGATAGGTTAATTCTCTCTTTTATTCGCCAATTATGGTCTAGTTCTAAAATTAGGCACTTGTGTTGCTCATCAGTACTTCTATTTGATCTCTTCATAAGCTATTATAGAGTTTGTCATATTTATTTTTAAATTTTTTAAATCTGATTTTATCTTGACGCAATATGTGTTTTTATTTTTTTGGAATTTATCTTGATTATCAAGAGATGCTCCCTTGACAACTAATAAAAGTTCATTAGATTGTACTTGTTTTCTCATAACCCAGGGCGGCTTTAGGTAAGAAATCCATAAAAAATGGAGGAAAAAATGAAAATTGAAGACCTTGAAAGGATGAAAAACGAAGGGCCAGAGTCCCTGCCATCTGAAGAACGACGTAAGTTCCTCAAGATGGGGTTGGTAGTTACAGGGGTATTTGCAGGAGGGTCAGTATTATCGCTCACAAGTGCGCGCAATGTTTATGGTGCATTGGAAGGCATCAAACTTAAAAAGTATCCTTATAAACCTCATTACAGCATGGTAATTCGTCAGGATAGATGCATTGACTGTGAGCTCTGCAAAGAGGCATGTGTAAAAACCAACAATGTACCTGAATATGGCTATCGAACTACTATATTGGAGCGAGAAATCCCCATTGGTCCAGATGAATTTCAGAGAGAATTTATGCCAGTCTTATGTAACCACTGC
It encodes the following:
- a CDS encoding 4Fe-4S dicluster domain-containing protein — encoded protein: MKIEDLERMKNEGPESLPSEERRKFLKMGLVVTGVFAGGSVLSLTSARNVYGALEGIKLKKYPYKPHYSMVIRQDRCIDCELCKEACVKTNNVPEYGYRTTILEREIPIGPDEFQREFMPVLCNHCNQPPCVRVCPTKATYKDKKTGIVMMEYKKCIGCKTCMAACPYNARYFNEEKRAIDKCNFCFDTRLSKGEKLTACAAACPADVRIFGDLSDPESRVYKLVHEPERVVWVLRPETGALPNVYYTKG